In one Streptomyces sp. NBC_00597 genomic region, the following are encoded:
- a CDS encoding PDZ domain-containing protein — protein sequence MPRRTATMLASTLLLFALLCAGVFIKVPYSEMSPGPTVNTLGDSHGEPVISIADHKTYPASGHLNMTTVRVTGADYDMNLLEAVYGWLSDDNIVVPHENLYPDGKTEEQSTQENAEEFSQSQESAKVAALKQLGTPGVASRVVVSTVVKGSPAEGKLHAGDVIRAVDGSPINAPEDVAKLVTKRKAGEPVEFTIVPAAEAAAAEKAHKEPTGSTKVVITTAKAEGDGHAIVGIRAGTDHTFPFAIDIKLADVGGPSAGLMFSLGIVDKLTPGDLTGGKFVAGTGTIDDAGKVGPIGGIQMKTIGARQAGAEYFLTPAENCSAASQHVPDGLTLVKVSTIDDATKALEKISKGDTAGLPQCG from the coding sequence ATGCCACGCCGCACTGCGACGATGCTCGCCTCCACCCTCCTGCTGTTCGCGCTGCTCTGCGCAGGGGTTTTCATCAAGGTCCCGTACTCGGAAATGAGCCCGGGCCCGACGGTGAACACGCTCGGGGACTCGCACGGCGAGCCCGTCATCAGCATCGCGGACCACAAGACGTACCCGGCCAGTGGGCACCTCAACATGACGACGGTCCGGGTCACCGGCGCCGACTACGACATGAACCTGCTGGAAGCGGTCTACGGCTGGCTGTCCGACGACAACATCGTCGTCCCGCACGAGAACCTCTACCCGGACGGGAAGACGGAGGAGCAGTCGACCCAGGAGAACGCCGAGGAGTTCAGCCAGTCGCAGGAGAGCGCCAAGGTGGCGGCCCTCAAGCAGCTGGGCACTCCGGGCGTCGCCTCCCGCGTCGTGGTCTCCACCGTCGTCAAGGGGAGCCCCGCCGAGGGCAAGCTGCACGCCGGTGACGTGATCCGGGCCGTCGACGGCAGCCCGATCAACGCCCCCGAGGACGTGGCCAAGCTCGTCACCAAGCGCAAGGCCGGCGAGCCGGTCGAGTTCACCATCGTGCCCGCCGCCGAGGCGGCAGCGGCCGAGAAGGCGCACAAGGAGCCCACCGGGTCGACCAAGGTCGTGATCACCACCGCGAAGGCGGAGGGCGACGGGCATGCCATCGTCGGCATCCGGGCGGGCACCGACCACACCTTCCCGTTCGCGATCGACATCAAGCTCGCCGACGTCGGCGGCCCGAGCGCGGGCCTGATGTTCTCCCTCGGCATCGTCGACAAGCTCACCCCGGGCGATCTGACCGGCGGGAAGTTCGTCGCGGGCACCGGCACCATCGACGACGCCGGCAAGGTCGGCCCCATCGGCGGCATCCAGATGAAGACGATCGGGGCCCGGCAGGCCGGCGCCGAGTACTTCCTGACGCCCGCCGAGAACTGCTCCGCCGCCTCCCAGCACGTCCCCGACGGCCTGACCCTCGTGAAGGTCTCGACCATCGACGACGCCACGAAGGCGCTGGAGAAGATCAGCAAGGGCGACACGGCCGGCCTGCCGCAGTGCGGCTAG
- a CDS encoding UPF0182 family protein, which translates to MPDRGGGPSGPRMRVGRPSRRARTLLMTLGVLAVLGMAFVMFAGFWTDWLWFRSVKYSTVFTTTLWTKIGLFAVFGLLMAGAVGLNIWLAYRLRPPLSAMSMEQQSLDRYRMSVAPYKTWLLLGIAALVGMIAGASAAGQWKTWLMYVNGVPFGQKDPQFHLDVSFYTFDLPWYRFLLGFGFAAVVLSVIAAVVVHYLYGGLRVTSPGARATAAATGHLSVLLGLFVTLKAVAYWLDRYGLAVKSSDFKAADNWTGLRYVDANAYLPAKTILVAIAAICAVLFFATLWRRTWQLPVIGFGLMVLSAILIGGLYPAIVQKFQVQPNEQAKESPYVEKNIKATRDAYGIDRSEVKDYPGVPQTEDKTKLRQAADTTASVRLLDPNIVSPAFQQLQQVKGYYGFPSTLAVDRYSGQDTVIGLRELNIGGIPKNNWINDHFKYTHGYGVVAAKGTTVKDGAPDFTQSDLPSKGMFGTDFEQRIYYGEQTKQYSIVGGPQKELDYSDDKGEKETSYKGGSGVNLDNPVNRAAYALAFSEPQILYSGAIGDGSRILYHRTPKERVEAVAPWLTIDGAPYPAVVDGRIKWIVDAYTTTNGYPYASRTTLGQSTADSLTNSQRAVVAQENQVNYIRNSVKATVDAYDGTVSLYQWDTEDPVLKTWMKAFPGTVKPKSEISKPLMDHLRYPQDLFKVQRELLTRYHVTDPQTFLSGSEAWAVPDDPTTKAGTAVPPYYLSMKMPDQKEKDQVFSLTTTFTPNERDNLSAFMAVNADPGTQDYGKIRILKLPTSKPVDGPKQVQSKFQSEPKIAESIRLLRGGDSEVEYGNLLAVPLDGGMLYVEPVYVRSSNLKYPLLRKVLVTYGNQTAFEDSLEKALNVVFGAEAPTVPTTPVTPPGEGTTTPPTATDPTVKAALDDARKAIEAADKARQSGDWTAFGKAQDDIKAALQRAIDAEAKLTAPKPAG; encoded by the coding sequence ATGCCGGACCGCGGCGGAGGCCCTTCCGGGCCACGGATGAGAGTCGGCCGCCCCTCCCGGCGTGCCCGCACTCTTCTGATGACCTTGGGCGTACTGGCCGTCCTGGGCATGGCGTTCGTCATGTTCGCGGGCTTCTGGACGGACTGGCTCTGGTTCCGCTCCGTGAAGTACTCCACCGTCTTCACCACCACCCTGTGGACCAAGATCGGCCTCTTCGCCGTCTTCGGCCTGCTGATGGCGGGTGCCGTCGGCCTGAACATCTGGCTGGCGTACCGGCTGCGGCCGCCGCTGTCCGCGATGTCCATGGAGCAGCAGAGCCTCGACCGCTACCGGATGAGCGTCGCCCCGTACAAGACGTGGCTGCTCCTCGGGATCGCGGCGCTCGTCGGCATGATCGCGGGCGCCTCGGCGGCCGGCCAGTGGAAAACCTGGCTGATGTACGTGAACGGGGTGCCCTTCGGGCAGAAGGACCCCCAGTTCCATCTGGACGTGTCGTTCTACACCTTCGACCTGCCCTGGTACCGCTTCCTGCTCGGCTTCGGCTTCGCCGCGGTCGTGCTGTCGGTGATCGCCGCGGTCGTCGTCCACTACCTGTACGGCGGCCTGCGCGTGACGAGCCCGGGCGCCCGGGCCACCGCGGCGGCGACCGGACACCTGTCGGTGCTGCTCGGCCTCTTCGTGACGCTGAAGGCCGTGGCGTACTGGCTCGACCGGTACGGCCTCGCCGTGAAGTCCAGCGACTTCAAGGCCGCGGACAACTGGACCGGCCTGCGCTACGTCGACGCGAACGCGTACCTGCCGGCGAAGACGATCCTCGTCGCCATCGCGGCCATCTGCGCCGTGCTCTTCTTCGCGACGCTGTGGCGCCGCACCTGGCAGCTGCCGGTCATCGGCTTCGGCCTGATGGTGCTCTCGGCGATCCTGATCGGGGGGCTGTACCCGGCGATCGTGCAGAAGTTCCAGGTCCAGCCGAACGAGCAGGCCAAGGAATCGCCGTACGTCGAGAAGAACATCAAGGCGACGCGTGACGCCTACGGGATCGACCGCTCCGAGGTGAAGGACTACCCGGGCGTCCCGCAGACCGAGGACAAGACCAAGCTGCGGCAGGCGGCCGACACCACGGCCAGCGTCCGGCTCCTCGACCCGAACATCGTCTCGCCGGCGTTCCAGCAGCTCCAGCAGGTCAAGGGCTACTACGGCTTCCCGTCCACGCTCGCCGTGGACCGGTACAGCGGCCAGGACACGGTCATCGGGCTGCGCGAGCTGAACATCGGCGGCATCCCGAAGAACAACTGGATCAACGACCACTTCAAGTACACGCACGGCTACGGCGTGGTCGCCGCCAAGGGCACCACCGTCAAGGACGGTGCCCCCGACTTCACCCAGTCCGACCTGCCCTCCAAGGGGATGTTCGGCACGGACTTCGAGCAGCGCATCTACTACGGCGAGCAGACGAAGCAGTACTCGATCGTCGGCGGACCGCAGAAGGAGCTCGACTACTCGGACGACAAGGGCGAGAAGGAGACGAGCTACAAGGGCGGCTCGGGCGTCAACCTCGACAACCCGGTCAACCGGGCGGCGTACGCGCTCGCGTTCAGCGAGCCGCAGATCCTCTACTCCGGCGCCATCGGCGACGGCTCGCGGATCCTGTACCACCGCACGCCCAAGGAGCGCGTCGAGGCGGTCGCCCCGTGGCTGACCATCGACGGCGCCCCGTACCCGGCGGTCGTGGACGGCCGGATCAAGTGGATCGTCGACGCGTACACGACGACGAACGGCTACCCGTACGCCTCGCGCACCACGCTGGGCCAGAGCACCGCGGACTCGCTGACCAACAGCCAGCGCGCGGTGGTGGCGCAGGAGAACCAGGTCAACTACATCCGCAATTCGGTCAAGGCCACGGTCGACGCCTACGACGGCACGGTCAGCCTGTACCAGTGGGACACCGAGGACCCGGTCCTGAAGACCTGGATGAAGGCGTTCCCGGGGACGGTCAAGCCCAAGAGCGAGATCTCCAAGCCGCTCATGGACCACCTGCGCTACCCGCAGGACCTCTTCAAGGTCCAGCGCGAGCTGCTCACCCGGTACCACGTCACGGACCCGCAGACCTTCCTCAGCGGCAGTGAGGCCTGGGCCGTCCCGGACGACCCGACGACCAAGGCCGGCACGGCGGTCCCGCCGTACTACCTGTCGATGAAGATGCCGGACCAGAAGGAGAAGGACCAGGTCTTCTCGCTCACGACGACGTTCACGCCGAACGAGCGGGACAACCTGAGCGCCTTCATGGCGGTCAACGCCGATCCGGGCACCCAGGACTACGGCAAGATCAGAATCCTGAAGCTGCCGACGAGCAAGCCGGTCGACGGCCCCAAGCAGGTGCAGAGCAAGTTCCAGTCGGAACCGAAGATCGCTGAATCGATCAGGCTGCTGCGCGGCGGCGACTCGGAAGTCGAGTACGGCAATCTGCTCGCGGTGCCGCTCGACGGCGGAATGCTGTACGTGGAGCCGGTGTACGTGCGCAGCTCGAACCTGAAGTACCCGCTGCTGCGCAAGGTGCTGGTGACGTACGGCAACCAGACCGCGTTCGAGGACAGCCTGGAGAAGGCGCTGAACGTGGTCTTCGGGGCCGAGGCGCCGACCGTGCCGACGACTCCGGTGACCCCGCCGGGCGAGGGCACCACCACGCCCCCGACCGCCACGGACCCGACGGTCAAGGCGGCGCTCGACGATGCCAGGAAGGCGATCGAGGCGGCCGACAAGGCCCGTCAGTCCGGCGACTGGACGGCCTTCGGCAAGGCGCAGGACGACATCAAGGCGGCGCTGCAGCGGGCGATCGACGCGGAGGCGAAGCTGACCGCCCCGAAGCCGGCTGGATAA
- a CDS encoding PPA1309 family protein translates to MSNVSPSPGTPMAATPLTRAVLEIDEYASSLGWDKPARLFALVDTAKLRKSEPRLAGQLGLDQDDAGKSQLTPIEQDEVPKGTPLDKFLGTIAWPKAIVGCALTVERLMLPPSAEASVPEGLSDKQLAKWVATHPDRQEVRLTVGVLRDGSRESAVRLREKDSSTEVLTGASLVPGLAEALAATFLD, encoded by the coding sequence ATGTCCAACGTTTCTCCTTCCCCCGGCACGCCGATGGCGGCCACTCCCCTGACGCGTGCCGTCCTTGAGATCGACGAGTACGCCTCCTCCCTCGGCTGGGACAAGCCCGCCCGGCTGTTCGCGCTCGTCGACACCGCCAAGCTCCGCAAGTCGGAGCCGCGGCTCGCAGGCCAGCTCGGCCTCGACCAGGACGACGCGGGCAAGAGCCAGCTCACCCCGATCGAGCAGGACGAGGTGCCCAAGGGCACGCCGCTGGACAAGTTCCTGGGAACCATCGCCTGGCCCAAGGCGATCGTCGGCTGCGCGCTGACGGTGGAACGGCTGATGCTGCCGCCGTCCGCGGAGGCCTCCGTACCGGAGGGGCTCAGCGACAAGCAGCTGGCCAAGTGGGTCGCCACTCACCCGGACCGGCAGGAGGTGCGGCTGACCGTGGGCGTGCTGCGCGACGGCTCCCGGGAGTCCGCGGTACGGCTGCGCGAGAAGGACTCCTCGACCGAGGTCCTGACCGGCGCGAGCCTGGTGCCGGGCCTGGCCGAGGCGCTGGCCGCGACGTTCCTGGACTGA